From the Lemur catta isolate mLemCat1 chromosome 1, mLemCat1.pri, whole genome shotgun sequence genome, the window TCTGTCAATTATTTTCACAAGATTAGCATTAAAACACAACCAAATACACATATAACCCTCAagcccccccccaacacacaaatTGGTCTTTGTTATTTCTCAGATGACATGATGTCCCAAGAGTGACAAAAGATGGGAGCCAATTCCCCCACAGCCATTCCTTCAATCATCCCATCAACAGCTCTTCATTTCTTGAACTACCTTCTTTTTCCAAAAAGATAATGCTGAGATCAGTCAGAAAGGCTTCCTGGGAAGACTGGCTTGGATTTCTGGGTCTGTTCCAGTCGATTCAAGATGAATTGGCTTGTATCAATGAAGCGCTCAACGCAGTTCACAAAACAGGCCTCAGCCCGGCCGTCCAACTTTGGCCCAGGCTTGTCCATGCACTTCTCCCAACAGAGTTCGGTCATCTGGTGCACGAGCTGCTGGAAGTGCTGCTTCTGAGTCTCCACCTCGATGAAATGCTGCAACTGCGCCCAAACCCGCCACGGAGGAGGACGAAGAGGAATCCATCCCAGCGCGACCGCGCGTGCCGAGACGAGCTCCGCACCAACTCACCGACCTTCACGTGTCTCCGCGACAGAACCGGAACCACAGCCCGCCGCCTCAGCTACTGATTATGATCAACTTTAAGAGAATGTTCAGATTATACTACTGTTTCCCTGTAGTTTTTAACtgctagaaggaaaaaaacagtagaATAATTAGAACACATTCACAGCAATATGAAATTCAGCCTATAACTTTCCAACACCAAAAAAAGGTAATTATTTAAGTATTTCTCAGCTATTTACAGGTTTTGCTTATCTGTACTGCATTTATTATTTGAGGTCTGACTATCTCACTTGCATACTGCTTGGAATCAAGCATATAAATTAAATACTCCAGATCacttgaaaaaaattgtgaaataggTGAAGGTTTTCTCCATGAATCCTTTATCTCTTTTCTGGGGCATCTTTCTGTATTCTCCATTCTTCCAGGCACTTGCATTCTTTCACTACTCCCCAAACTGGCCATTGCTCTCCGCTGCAGACTGAGCACACTGCCTAGCCTCACAATTGCCATTTCTTTCCCTCTGCCCACTGAGCTCCCAGGTCCTATTTCCTACAAGTCTTACACAAGTTGGTAACCGATTCAGATGTGCGTGTTAATGACTGACAGCTGCCTGGGGAATTTGGGGAGGAGAATTTGGGGAAGGCCTTTCCCTGCAATTTGAAACCCCACCTGGGCAATAGCTTAATTAGCTTATTTCCAAGAGTGTTTCTAATCAAATTAATTGACAAGTATT encodes:
- the LOC123640454 gene encoding LOW QUALITY PROTEIN: mitochondrial import inner membrane translocase subunit Tim8 A-like (The sequence of the model RefSeq protein was modified relative to this genomic sequence to represent the inferred CDS: inserted 2 bases in 1 codon) — its product is MDSSSSSSVAGLGXQLQHFIEVETQKQHFQQLVHQMTELCWEKCMDKPGPKLDGRAEACFVNCVERFIDTSQFILNRLEQTQKSKPVFPGSLSD